From Plectropomus leopardus isolate mb chromosome 4, YSFRI_Pleo_2.0, whole genome shotgun sequence, the proteins below share one genomic window:
- the ufsp2 gene encoding ufm1-specific protease 2 — protein MVVADSQSSDTETILRVRGRLEFRCQLDSKDVISKTFKGLHAQVKSESCVLAICDSPVIIWPNRGVHATPEEITPETLCEDLHQWIQTDEQESGGKRSVKKKIKKSSGASVINLRLMMETTKTGPLSVPILSRTVQKSHFLSTTLPMDCVVRTTCNDTIKDAFERLLEALTDQLCEMEKVTLQYMKGTTLLIPEPLHFLLPEPKGLMTVVYPTGVPDSQLQTQRQELHQQFELPDDRPFFRRANAYHFPNEPYKDGYLRNPHLVLTHPTLDNGKVYLVQGIYSYHHYMQDHMDDNGWGCAYRSLQTICSWFQQQGYVERTVPTHKEIQQALVDVGDKQASFVGSRQWIGSIEVSAVLNQLLGVTSKIMFVSQGSELASKGRELANHFLTEGTPIMIGGGVLAHTILGVAWSETTGQIRYLILDPHYTGAEDLQVITDKGWCGWKGPDFWDQTAYYNLCLPQRPKVI, from the exons ATG GTTGTTGCAGACTCGCAGTCCTCCGACACAGAGACCATCCTTCGTGTCAGAGGCCGACTCGAGTTCAGATGTCAGCTGGACAGCAAGGATG TCATCTCAAAAACTTTCAAGGGGCTTCACGCTCAGGTGAAATCTGAATCCTGTGTTCTGGCCATTTGTGACAGTCCTGTTATTATTTGGCCTAATAGAGGTGTTCATGCAACACCTGAAGAAATAACTCCAGAAACATTGTGCGAAGATTTACATCAGTGGATACA GACAGATGAACAGGAGAGTGGTGGCAAAAGatctgtaaaaaagaaaatcaaaaaaagttcAGGAGCG AGTGTCATTAACCTTCGGCTGATGATGGAGACGACAAAGACAGGCCCTCTTTCAGTCCCAATCCTCAGCAGGACAGTCCAGAAATCCCACTTCCTGTCTACAACTCTTCCCATGGACTGTGTGGTCCGCACCACCTGCAACGACACGATCAAAGA TGCCTTTGAGCGCCTGTTGGAGGCGCTGACTGATCAGCTGTGTGAGATGGAGAAAGTGACCCTGCAGTACATGAAGGGGACCACGCTGCTGATACCTGAACcgctccacttcctcctcccaGAGCCTAAAGGACTGATGACTGTGGTTTACCCGACAGGAGTGCCTGACAGCCAACTACAGACACAGCGTCAG GAACTGCATCAACAGTTTGAGCTACCAGATGACAGGCCCTTTTTTAGAAGAGCCAACGCTTACCACTTTCCTAATGAGCCCTACAAAGATGGTTACCTCCGAAATCCACATCTGGTTCTCACACATCCCACGCTGGACAATGGGAAG gtgtaCTTGGTTCAGGGGATCTACAGCTATCACCACTACATGCAGGACCACATGGATGACAATGGCTGGGGCTGTGCCTATCGCTCCCTCCAGACCATCTGCTCCTGGTTCCAGCAGCAAGGCTATGTAGAGCGTACCGTACCCACTCACAAGGAGATCCAACAG GCTTTAGTCGATGTTGGAGACAAACAAGCATCCTTTGTTGGGTCTCGCCAGTGGATCGGATCCATCGAGGTTTCGGCTGTTCTGAACCAGCTGCTAGGTGTTACGTCCAAGATCATGTTTGTGAG tcaAGGTTCTGAGTTGGCATCCAAAGGCAGAGAGCTGGCCAACCACTTCCTTACTGAAGGGACACCCATCATGATTG GAGGCGGAGTTTTAGCTCACACTATTCTGGGTGTGGCGTGGAGTGAGACCACCGGGCAGATCCGCTATCTCATCCTAGATCCACATTACACAGGAGCAGAGGACTTACAGGTTATCACAGACAAG GGCTGGTGTGGCTGGAAAGGACCCGATTTTTGGGATCAAACTGCGTATTATAATCTGTGTCTGCCTCAGAGGCCAAAGGTCATCTGA
- the cfap97 gene encoding cilia- and flagella-associated protein 97 isoform X1, translating into MSAMFSPGELEGEVDHSFFDSDCDDRTRDEKEKMEKGLKAEKESPPAHERLLAKQTENTKNDGSLWTDGPQKQLTPDNNSGSRAERNEKSSQSKEEERSRVSSKSLVRISNKVINNSSDSDEDSNLHSKRSKGTFMALLAEAREADCKDVYSQSPNESEESLPSKHSDSKGKNKQSPKKLIRNWRTRTPSPTSTESSVDADSENSYSSSSSDGRSSLDSPAPLRPNKPSLSPGERGSGVGSAGSQGVPISHTEESEDTVTDVSPLSSPDLSPLQSLDLNHTEAEEGSLKEQKQQEESVPSSGLSSIHQDEDSDQDGDDCSLSLESQLGGKLVLRCAGGRNRKNYSFTNDEVQRIDRENQRLLRELSRHSPGSRPGSQTRKKTHLTNKSPHIRLSHSALNRQREQQRIERENLAFLKRLESVKPTPGLKRSEQLQDYQRHAGYLGGPSYSVCLSTTKKERCTSRTPSAGPRPTSSAHHSSRAASTSTESGRTSVPRSKKTGAARPAWC; encoded by the exons ATGTCGGCCATGTTCAGCCCAGGTGAACTAGAAGGGGAAGTGGATCATTCGTTTTTCGACAGTGACTGTGATGATCGCACCAGAGATGAAAaggaaaagatggagaaagGTCTGAAGGCTGAAAAGGAGAGCCCACCAGCACATGAGAGGCTACTtgcaaaacagacagaaaatacaaaaaatgatggGTCCCTGTGGACTGATGggccacaaaaacaactgacaccAGACAACAACAGTGGCAGTAGAGCAGAAAGGAATGAGAAAAGCTCTCAATCaaaggaagaagagaggagcagGGTGTCAAGCAAATCTCTAGTCCGTATATCAAATAAAGTCATTAATAATAGCAGTGATAGTGACGAGGACTCTAATTTGCACTCTAAAAGGTCCAAAGGGACCTTCATGGCTTTGTTGGCTGAGGCCAGAGAAGCAGATTGTAAGGACGTGTACAGCCAGAGTCCAAATGAGTCTGAAGAATCGTTACCTTCCAAACACTCGGACtcaaaagggaaaaataaacaatctcCTAAAAAACTGATTAGAAATTGGCGCACCAGAACTCCATCCCCTACTTCAACCGAGAGCAGCGTAGATGCAGACTCTGAAAACtcctacagcagcagcagcagcgatgGGAGAAGCAGTTTAGATTCCCCCGCACCTCTCAGGCCCAACAAGCCTTCTTTATCCcctggagagagagggagcggagTGGGATCAGCAGGATCTCAGGGTGTGCCAATTAGTCATACAGAGGAGTCAGAGGATACAGTGACGGATGTCagccccctctcctctcctgacTTGAGCCCTCTACAGTCGCTGGACCTGAaccacacagaggcagaggagggaagCCTTAAAGagcagaagcagcaggaggagagtgTGCCCTCCAGTGGCCTTAGCAGCATACATCAAGATGAGGACTCTGATCAAGACGGAGATGATT GCTCCCTCAGTTTAGAGAGTCAGCTTGGAGGTAAACTGGTCTTACGCTGTGCTGGAGGGAGAAACCGGAAGAATTACTCCTTCACCAACGATGAGGTACAGCGGATAGATCGTGAAAACCAGCGTCTTCTTCGAGAGCTTTCACGCCATTCTCCAGGGTCCAGACCAGGAAGtcaaacaagaaagaaaacccATTTGACCAACAAGTCGCCTCATATTCGCCTCTCTCACAGCGCGCTCAACAGGCAGCGGGAACAGCAACGCATCGAGAGGGAGAACCTG GCATTCCTAAAGAGGTTGGAGTCTGTTAAGCCTACACCCGGCTTAAAGCGCTCAGAACAACTGCAAGACTACCAGCGACATGCTGGATACCTGGGAGGTCCCTCAtactccgtctgtctgtccaccaCCAAGAAAGAGAGGTGTACCAGCAGGACACCCTCAG CAGGTCCAAGGCCGACCAGTTCTGCCCACCACAGCTCCAGAGCAGCTTCCACCAGCACTGAGTCCGGCAGAACATCTGTACCCAGGTCAAAAAAAACGGGTGCAGCTCGACCAGCCTGGTGTTGA
- the cfap97 gene encoding cilia- and flagella-associated protein 97 isoform X2 — MSAMFSPGELEGEVDHSFFDSDCDDRTRDEKEKMEKGLKAEKESPPAHERLLAKQTENTKNDGSLWTDGPQKQLTPDNNSGSRAERNEKSSQSKEEERSRVSSKSLVRISNKVINNSSDSDEDSNLHSKRSKGTFMALLAEAREADCKDVYSQSPNESEESLPSKHSDSKGKNKQSPKKLIRNWRTRTPSPTSTESSVDADSENSYSSSSSDGRSSLDSPAPLRPNKPSLSPGERGSGVGSAGSQGVPISHTEESEDTVTDVSPLSSPDLSPLQSLDLNHTEAEEGSLKEQKQQEESVPSSGLSSIHQDEDSDQDGDDCSLSLESQLGGKLVLRCAGGRNRKNYSFTNDEVQRIDRENQRLLRELSRHSPGSRPGSQTRKKTHLTNKSPHIRLSHSALNRQREQQRIERENLAFLKRLESVKPTPGLKRSEQLQDYQRHAGYLGGPSYSVCLSTTKKERCTSRTPSGPRPTSSAHHSSRAASTSTESGRTSVPRSKKTGAARPAWC, encoded by the exons ATGTCGGCCATGTTCAGCCCAGGTGAACTAGAAGGGGAAGTGGATCATTCGTTTTTCGACAGTGACTGTGATGATCGCACCAGAGATGAAAaggaaaagatggagaaagGTCTGAAGGCTGAAAAGGAGAGCCCACCAGCACATGAGAGGCTACTtgcaaaacagacagaaaatacaaaaaatgatggGTCCCTGTGGACTGATGggccacaaaaacaactgacaccAGACAACAACAGTGGCAGTAGAGCAGAAAGGAATGAGAAAAGCTCTCAATCaaaggaagaagagaggagcagGGTGTCAAGCAAATCTCTAGTCCGTATATCAAATAAAGTCATTAATAATAGCAGTGATAGTGACGAGGACTCTAATTTGCACTCTAAAAGGTCCAAAGGGACCTTCATGGCTTTGTTGGCTGAGGCCAGAGAAGCAGATTGTAAGGACGTGTACAGCCAGAGTCCAAATGAGTCTGAAGAATCGTTACCTTCCAAACACTCGGACtcaaaagggaaaaataaacaatctcCTAAAAAACTGATTAGAAATTGGCGCACCAGAACTCCATCCCCTACTTCAACCGAGAGCAGCGTAGATGCAGACTCTGAAAACtcctacagcagcagcagcagcgatgGGAGAAGCAGTTTAGATTCCCCCGCACCTCTCAGGCCCAACAAGCCTTCTTTATCCcctggagagagagggagcggagTGGGATCAGCAGGATCTCAGGGTGTGCCAATTAGTCATACAGAGGAGTCAGAGGATACAGTGACGGATGTCagccccctctcctctcctgacTTGAGCCCTCTACAGTCGCTGGACCTGAaccacacagaggcagaggagggaagCCTTAAAGagcagaagcagcaggaggagagtgTGCCCTCCAGTGGCCTTAGCAGCATACATCAAGATGAGGACTCTGATCAAGACGGAGATGATT GCTCCCTCAGTTTAGAGAGTCAGCTTGGAGGTAAACTGGTCTTACGCTGTGCTGGAGGGAGAAACCGGAAGAATTACTCCTTCACCAACGATGAGGTACAGCGGATAGATCGTGAAAACCAGCGTCTTCTTCGAGAGCTTTCACGCCATTCTCCAGGGTCCAGACCAGGAAGtcaaacaagaaagaaaacccATTTGACCAACAAGTCGCCTCATATTCGCCTCTCTCACAGCGCGCTCAACAGGCAGCGGGAACAGCAACGCATCGAGAGGGAGAACCTG GCATTCCTAAAGAGGTTGGAGTCTGTTAAGCCTACACCCGGCTTAAAGCGCTCAGAACAACTGCAAGACTACCAGCGACATGCTGGATACCTGGGAGGTCCCTCAtactccgtctgtctgtccaccaCCAAGAAAGAGAGGTGTACCAGCAGGACACCCTCAG GTCCAAGGCCGACCAGTTCTGCCCACCACAGCTCCAGAGCAGCTTCCACCAGCACTGAGTCCGGCAGAACATCTGTACCCAGGTCAAAAAAAACGGGTGCAGCTCGACCAGCCTGGTGTTGA
- the slc25a4 gene encoding ADP/ATP translocase 1: protein MSDGVVSFLKDFLAGGIAAAISKTAVAPIERVKLLLQVQHASKQITAATQYKGIIDCVVRIPKEQGFLSFWRGNLANVIRYFPTQALNFAFKDKYKKLFLGGVDQKTQFWRYFAGNLASGGAAGATSLCFVYPLDFARTRLAADIGKGAAEREFTGLGNCISKIFKTDGIRGLYLGFNVSVQGIIIYRAAYFGCFDTAKGMLPDPKNTHIVVSWMIAQTVTAAAGIISYPFDTVRRRMMMQSGRKGADIMYSGTIDCWKKILKDEGPKAFFKGAWSNVIRGMGGAFVLVLYDEIKKYT from the exons ATGTCGGACGGGGTGGTTAGTTTTCTGAAGGACTTTTTGGCCGGCGGTATTGCCGCTGCCATCTCCAAAACAGCTGTTGCTCCTATTGAGAGAGTGAAGCTGTTGCTGCAG GTCCAGCATGCCAGCAAACAGATCACCGCAGCTACGCAATATAAGGGAATCATTGACTGTGTGGTGAGGATTCCAAAGGAACAGGGCTTCCTTTCCTTCTGGAGAGGCAACTTGGCCAACGTGATCCGTTACTTCCCCACCCAAGCCCTAAACTTCGCCTTCAAAGACAAGTACAAGAAGCTCTTCCTCGGTGGCGTtgatcaaaaaacacaattctggCGCTACTTCGCCGGTAACCTTGCATCTGGCGGTGCCGCCGGTGCCACTTCGCTGTGCTTCGTCTACCCTCTCGACTTCGCCAGAACCAGGCTCGCTGCCGACATCGGCAAAGGCGCAGCCGAGAGAGAGTTCACCGGTCTTGGAAACTGCATCAGCAAGATCTTCAAAACCGATGGCATCAGGGGTCTTTACCTCGGATTCAACGTGTCAGTGCAGGGCATCATCATCTACAGAGCAGCCTACTTCGGATGCTTCGACACAGCTAAAG GTATGCTGCCAGATCCCAAGAACACGCACATCGTCGTCAGCTGGATGATCGCCCAGACTGTCACCGCTGCAGCTGGTATCATCTCATACCCCTTCGACACCGTCAGACGTCGTATGATGATGCAGTCTGGACGCAAAGGAG CTGACATCATGTACTCGGGCACAATCGACTGCTGGAAGAAGATCTTAAAAGACGAGGGACCCAAAGCCTTCTTCAAGGGTGCCTGGTCCAACGTGATCAGAGGCATGGGTGGCGCCTTTGTGTTGGTGCTGTATGATGAGATCAAGAAGTACACATAA